Proteins encoded in a region of the Campylobacter geochelonis genome:
- a CDS encoding YadA-like family protein — MNKTYKHIYKEGVGWVAVAENASCCSKMSKKGSVVSSSVSSVLLSLKSLSMAVALALGVSIVLPTNVFAAYAEGEAKEIANTSVGIGSNTAIWYHDDPRGNGSEYSVLLGYGTLAGGSRDWANTNKVSENHVYGTKADYSTVIGASSYTGSGATGGTALGAFAGAVNKYAIAIGAGVSNTEFGALAAGEGSISIGHQAITEAGAAGAIALGSGAVTKGSMSIAIGSAGVNTEGKAYVGAKTLGLGGVAIGGNAEANGGGVAVGINVKAGDSTGAVGIGSDITASGNNAIVLGWGGEGSGKNSQAYGTQSKATAENAIALGTGAQATAKNTIAIGTGNVVSGENSGAFGDPNTVSGTGSYSFGNDNKITANNAFVLGNDVENGVNGSVVLGNGSKVAEAVSTSKVTVKNINYENFAGNAPISTVSIGSVGGERTLTNVAAGRVEATSTDAINGSQLYATNNTIGTLAKSVARHLGGGAKVEPNGGILNPTYVIKGKSLTTVGTALNELEVNKAEKDASNITVTEKAKWREKLAINDYGVTSGSDLISVDKTPGDSTTPTEFKLNTSKLDTKLTEVNTDITSLKTDVAEKASKDLSNITEAGKTVIKNAAGVDELEKTLTDGVFSVSANDEATDKIAKNENIKFVNGKNTNVTYDKDTNKFTYDINKVLTGLTSAEFKDGGKTTNITAGGTTYEDKTDPANPKTTTINSDGLTVASGNPSKAGTTINKDGISTNKLEIVTDPNDPTKTIDVGSTVADFTDSTKGLFKVKAGDNETAITSGKIVTFVADAGKNKDNLTVANANGTITYKLADDVKFDSVIATDKIALGNGTNNTTEITKDGITTNKLTIGGKDISTTLANLSNDILKSGNSAPIVYTDANGNKLSKDSDGKYYKDSDLDNNGKPITGATNSEPAGTALLNPNGTVATATKLGNVAAGTIADKSTDAVNGSQLFATNESVKANTENIADLDDKVNANTTKITSLETKIAGATGSTTTINNILGSDTKSGYVDEKGQLTDTGKAALATYNSSGQTTTKNESIISAIKNINEQGTKFFHVGDGSVKTGTKSKDDSSAYGLGAIAIGMNALAGVDTSAKNAIAIGTGAQATAENSISIGTGNKVSGANSGAFGDPNTVSGTGSYAFGNNNKIEANNAFVLGNDASIAAKNDGAVALGNKTNVTVADGVALGSNSVANRAGGMAGFIPSSASAAQKTAIAATTKGSLGAVSVGNKDATRQITNVAAGSEDSDAVNVAQLKAVSNSAVNIDQLNAGLQNVYNQMGEYRADALAGTASAMAIGNLPQATIPGKGMMALGAGYYESESAMAIGLSKMSDSGKWVFKAAASYDSQENVGAAASVGFHF, encoded by the coding sequence ATGAACAAAACTTATAAACACATCTATAAAGAGGGTGTTGGCTGGGTAGCAGTCGCGGAAAATGCGAGTTGCTGCTCGAAAATGAGCAAGAAAGGCTCGGTAGTTAGCTCTAGCGTTAGCAGTGTGCTTCTATCGCTAAAAAGCCTATCTATGGCAGTTGCATTAGCACTTGGGGTATCTATAGTGCTACCGACTAATGTATTTGCAGCATATGCAGAAGGTGAAGCAAAAGAAATAGCAAATACTTCTGTAGGAATAGGTTCGAATACTGCAATTTGGTATCATGATGATCCAAGAGGAAATGGATCGGAATATTCTGTTTTACTAGGATATGGAACATTAGCAGGTGGAAGTCGTGATTGGGCAAATACAAACAAAGTCTCAGAAAATCATGTTTATGGAACAAAAGCTGATTATTCAACAGTTATAGGAGCGAGTTCATATACAGGAAGTGGTGCAACCGGAGGAACAGCTTTAGGAGCTTTTGCAGGTGCTGTAAACAAATATGCAATTGCAATAGGAGCAGGAGTAAGCAATACTGAATTTGGTGCATTAGCTGCAGGTGAAGGCTCGATTTCTATCGGACATCAAGCTATCACGGAAGCTGGAGCAGCTGGAGCGATAGCGCTAGGTTCTGGAGCAGTAACAAAAGGTTCTATGTCTATAGCTATAGGTAGTGCTGGTGTAAACACCGAAGGCAAAGCTTATGTAGGAGCTAAAACTCTAGGTCTTGGTGGAGTTGCTATCGGTGGTAACGCTGAAGCAAACGGTGGCGGTGTTGCAGTGGGTATAAACGTAAAAGCCGGAGATAGCACTGGTGCAGTAGGTATAGGCTCAGACATCACAGCTAGCGGAAACAATGCGATAGTTTTAGGCTGGGGTGGAGAAGGCTCTGGTAAAAATTCTCAAGCCTACGGCACACAAAGCAAAGCAACAGCTGAAAATGCTATAGCATTAGGAACAGGTGCGCAAGCAACAGCTAAAAATACTATTGCAATCGGAACAGGAAATGTAGTAAGTGGAGAAAATTCAGGAGCGTTTGGAGATCCAAATACAGTATCAGGAACAGGTTCTTACTCGTTTGGTAATGATAATAAAATAACAGCAAACAATGCATTTGTACTGGGTAACGATGTGGAAAATGGAGTTAATGGTTCAGTTGTATTAGGAAATGGAAGTAAGGTTGCAGAAGCAGTTAGTACATCAAAAGTTACAGTTAAAAATATAAACTATGAAAATTTTGCAGGAAATGCACCAATATCTACAGTAAGTATAGGTAGCGTAGGTGGCGAGCGAACATTAACTAATGTCGCTGCAGGTAGAGTAGAAGCAACTTCAACAGATGCGATAAATGGTTCACAACTTTACGCTACAAATAATACAATAGGAACTTTAGCCAAAAGTGTAGCAAGACATTTAGGTGGAGGAGCAAAAGTAGAACCAAATGGCGGGATATTAAATCCAACTTATGTAATTAAAGGTAAAAGTCTAACAACAGTTGGAACTGCATTGAATGAATTAGAAGTCAATAAAGCAGAAAAAGATGCTTCGAATATAACAGTAACTGAAAAAGCAAAATGGAGAGAAAAATTAGCAATTAATGACTATGGTGTAACTTCAGGAAGTGATTTAATATCAGTTGATAAGACACCAGGAGATTCAACTACACCAACAGAGTTTAAATTAAATACAAGTAAATTAGATACAAAATTGACTGAAGTTAATACTGATATAACTAGTTTAAAAACTGATGTTGCTGAAAAAGCTAGCAAAGACTTGAGCAATATAACAGAAGCTGGAAAAACAGTTATTAAAAATGCAGCTGGGGTGGATGAGCTTGAAAAAACTTTAACTGATGGTGTATTTAGTGTTAGTGCAAATGATGAAGCAACTGATAAAATAGCTAAAAATGAAAACATCAAATTTGTAAACGGTAAAAACACAAATGTAACTTATGACAAAGATACTAATAAATTTACCTACGACATAAACAAAGTTCTTACTGGTCTAACTAGTGCAGAATTTAAAGATGGTGGTAAAACAACCAATATAACAGCTGGTGGCACAACTTATGAAGATAAAACTGACCCAGCTAATCCTAAAACAACTACAATCAATAGCGATGGTTTAACAGTAGCAAGTGGTAACCCAAGTAAAGCAGGAACTACTATAAATAAAGATGGTATCAGTACTAATAAATTAGAAATAGTTACTGACCCAAATGACCCGACAAAAACTATAGATGTAGGAAGTACTGTAGCTGACTTTACTGACTCAACTAAAGGCTTATTTAAAGTAAAAGCAGGTGACAATGAAACAGCTATAACTTCAGGAAAAATTGTAACATTTGTAGCAGATGCAGGTAAAAATAAAGATAATCTAACAGTAGCTAATGCAAATGGAACCATCACTTACAAACTAGCTGATGATGTTAAATTTGATAGTGTAATAGCAACTGATAAAATAGCTCTTGGTAATGGTACAAACAATACTACAGAGATAACCAAAGATGGTATCACAACAAATAAGCTAACAATTGGTGGAAAAGACATAAGTACAACTTTAGCGAATTTAAGTAATGATATCTTAAAATCAGGAAATTCTGCTCCTATAGTTTACACAGATGCTAATGGCAATAAATTATCTAAAGACTCAGATGGTAAATACTATAAAGATAGCGATTTAGATAACAATGGAAAACCGATAACAGGAGCAACAAATTCGGAGCCTGCGGGTACTGCTCTTCTAAATCCAAATGGCACAGTTGCAACTGCTACTAAACTTGGTAATGTAGCAGCTGGAACTATTGCAGATAAAAGCACAGATGCGGTTAATGGCTCTCAGCTTTTTGCTACAAACGAAAGTGTTAAAGCAAATACTGAGAATATAGCAGATTTAGACGATAAAGTTAATGCCAATACAACCAAAATTACTAGTCTAGAAACTAAGATTGCTGGTGCTACAGGTAGCACAACTACAATCAATAATATTCTTGGTAGCGACACAAAAAGCGGTTATGTCGATGAGAAAGGTCAACTAACAGATACAGGTAAAGCGGCTCTAGCTACCTATAACTCATCAGGGCAAACAACAACTAAAAATGAAAGCATAATTTCAGCTATCAAAAACATCAACGAGCAAGGAACTAAATTCTTCCATGTTGGTGATGGTTCTGTAAAAACAGGAACTAAATCTAAAGATGACTCAAGCGCATATGGGTTAGGCGCTATAGCTATCGGTATGAATGCCTTAGCTGGAGTTGATACTTCTGCAAAAAATGCTATCGCTATCGGAACAGGCGCACAAGCTACAGCTGAAAATTCTATAAGTATAGGAACTGGTAATAAAGTAAGCGGAGCAAACTCAGGTGCGTTTGGTGATCCAAACACCGTAAGCGGAACAGGCTCTTATGCATTTGGTAACAATAATAAGATAGAGGCAAACAACGCCTTTGTTCTAGGAAATGACGCTAGTATCGCAGCTAAAAATGATGGTGCAGTCGCACTTGGTAACAAAACAAATGTAACGGTAGCTGATGGCGTTGCTCTTGGTTCAAACTCAGTTGCAAATAGAGCAGGTGGAATGGCTGGATTTATCCCATCATCAGCAAGTGCAGCACAAAAAACTGCTATAGCAGCCACTACTAAAGGCAGTCTTGGCGCAGTTTCTGTTGGAAATAAAGATGCAACAAGACAGATAACAAATGTCGCAGCCGGTTCAGAAGACTCTGATGCGGTAAACGTAGCGCAACTAAAAGCAGTTTCTAACTCTGCTGTTAATATAGATCAACTAAACGCTGGACTTCAAAACGTATACAACCAAATGGGTGAGTATAGAGCAGACGCACTTGCTGGAACAGCTTCAGCTATGGCTATAGGAAACCTACCTCAAGCAACAATCCCAGGAAAAGGTATGATGGCGCTTGGTGCTGGTTACTATGAGAGTGAGTCGGCTATGGCGATAGGACTTTCTAAAATGTCAGATAGCGGTAAATGGGTGTTTAAGGCAGCAGCTTCTTATGATTCACAAGAAAATGTTGGCGCAGCGGCATCTGTGGGCTTCCACTTCTAA
- a CDS encoding OmpA family protein, translating to MRKLATFIGLALAGLLLSGCMYKVSDRVPKDGIMTQDEVKFPKADSTWSDDGRYPSIDDLRKVQVGMNKDEIRGLLGHPHFAEGLYAVVEWDYLFNLKQSADEQDVFCQFKVVYDSNYTARSFFWQPQSCADIVGGATQLAVVQESSRYEFSTDMLFDFASAKLSPEGKAQIAKLVKAIEMSDVADIKIVGYADPIGSQEANLALSKKRANSVKNEFIAGGIPAQAISADGLGESVQMVICEDMPRKELIKCLAPNRRANVTLIEQ from the coding sequence ATGAGAAAATTAGCAACTTTTATAGGGTTGGCTTTGGCTGGTTTGCTGCTTAGCGGTTGTATGTATAAAGTGAGCGATAGAGTCCCAAAAGATGGGATTATGACTCAAGATGAAGTAAAATTTCCTAAAGCAGACAGCACATGGAGTGATGATGGAAGATACCCATCTATAGATGATTTAAGAAAAGTTCAAGTTGGTATGAACAAAGATGAGATAAGAGGACTTTTAGGACATCCACACTTCGCAGAGGGCTTGTATGCGGTCGTTGAGTGGGACTATCTGTTTAACCTAAAGCAAAGCGCAGATGAGCAAGATGTGTTTTGTCAGTTTAAAGTCGTGTATGACTCAAACTACACAGCTAGAAGTTTCTTTTGGCAACCGCAAAGTTGCGCTGATATAGTCGGTGGCGCAACGCAACTAGCAGTAGTTCAAGAAAGCTCTAGATATGAGTTTAGCACTGATATGCTTTTTGACTTTGCAAGTGCAAAGCTTAGCCCAGAGGGAAAAGCGCAAATCGCAAAGCTAGTAAAAGCTATAGAGATGTCAGATGTCGCCGATATCAAGATAGTAGGCTATGCTGATCCGATAGGAAGCCAAGAGGCAAATTTAGCACTTTCTAAAAAACGAGCAAATAGCGTGAAAAACGAGTTCATAGCTGGTGGTATACCAGCACAAGCTATTAGCGCTGATGGGCTTGGCGAGAGCGTTCAAATGGTTATTTGTGAAGATATGCCACGAAAAGAGCTTATCAAATGCTTAGCACCAAATCGCCGTGCAAACGTAACACTAATCGAACAATAA
- a CDS encoding nitrous oxide reductase accessory protein NosL, translating to MRYFLAIFLILNLANSFEIKATNSPFLAQSGEKKEFCSFSAKKIANSYKTSHIVSTTSKEIKQYCSLGELATDSQEVDIVFKTIKAVDAKSQELIDANSAFYLVSSNLGLELAFKNEEDAKEFKAKFGGKIVGFDMAFDMAFDEFNKAQKLENIKKQKRLYPMGERIYKALCEKISPLEYKEINELKADIFKKCKDIDERKAQFVTIYLWEEGRLSAKQEQKIEVHDKDRCPVCGMFVYKYPRWAAKVYLKDDSYEVFDGVKDMMKFLHNPAKFGISVKNGEKFFTKALVSDYYTQHPLDAKEAFYVVGSDVLGPMGHELIPFKNEEDARAFKLDHKGTDIVKFSEISPMILCKLDGASCE from the coding sequence ATGAGATATTTCTTAGCCATTTTTTTGATACTAAATTTAGCAAATTCTTTTGAGATAAAAGCTACAAATTCGCCATTTCTTGCTCAAAGTGGAGAGAAAAAAGAGTTCTGCTCTTTTAGTGCTAAGAAAATAGCTAATTCTTACAAAACTTCTCACATCGTATCAACAACCAGCAAAGAAATCAAACAGTACTGCTCCTTAGGTGAGCTAGCAACCGATAGCCAAGAAGTTGATATCGTTTTTAAAACCATAAAAGCAGTCGATGCAAAAAGCCAAGAGCTAATAGACGCAAACAGCGCTTTTTATCTTGTAAGCTCAAATTTAGGGCTTGAACTAGCGTTTAAAAACGAAGAAGATGCAAAAGAGTTTAAGGCTAAATTTGGTGGCAAGATAGTTGGGTTTGACATGGCATTTGACATGGCATTTGATGAGTTTAACAAAGCGCAAAAGTTAGAAAATATCAAAAAGCAAAAGCGACTCTATCCTATGGGAGAGCGGATTTATAAGGCTTTATGTGAAAAAATCTCGCCACTTGAGTATAAAGAGATAAATGAGCTAAAAGCAGATATCTTTAAAAAATGCAAAGATATCGATGAGCGAAAAGCCCAGTTTGTCACAATATATCTTTGGGAAGAGGGGCGGCTTAGCGCTAAGCAAGAGCAAAAGATAGAGGTCCATGATAAAGATAGATGTCCGGTTTGTGGGATGTTTGTCTATAAATACCCTCGTTGGGCGGCTAAAGTTTATCTTAAAGATGACAGTTACGAAGTCTTTGATGGAGTAAAAGATATGATGAAATTCTTACATAATCCAGCTAAATTTGGCATTAGCGTAAAAAACGGCGAGAAGTTTTTTACTAAAGCTTTAGTTAGCGACTACTACACGCAACATCCACTTGATGCAAAAGAGGCGTTTTATGTCGTTGGAAGCGATGTTTTAGGACCTATGGGACATGAGTTAATCCCGTTTAAAAACGAAGAAGATGCAAGGGCGTTTAAGCTAGATCACAAGGGAACTGATATAGTTAAATTTAGCGAAATCTCGCCTATGATTTTATGTAAACTAGATGGAGCAAGCTGTGAGTAG
- a CDS encoding ABC transporter permease, translating to MNNLFEYTLASIIRHGYKNLVIITIFGFLVWLLSSVLFITNSLNYEYKTISKEFPDILIQENYGGKSYLLKADVLDKFWQIPGVSSIEGRVWGQYYFETKKIYLSIFGVKSFVDYYEKTIKDIAQTFPENKTPPLMITSKSVYELLKNDIKMYGSVPFFTPDNNLISVKAGGVLKFDNSLEDNDIILLDESVARKILGIKDGYFTDAMMRIANPNEVDFIADKIHIANPTLKLTTKSQMLKNYQFLYDYKSGWFLMILITAFVTFAIILYDKASGLRSEEKKEIGILKALGWEISHIINYKLMEALLLSLFAFVIGVAMAIFFVYVLEAPGLKYVFSGYSSLKQPFELPFVLDFKSLMMIFFATIPIYVAVCIIPSWKIAVADAGEVIR from the coding sequence ATGAATAATCTTTTTGAGTATACCCTAGCATCAATTATCAGGCATGGGTATAAGAATTTAGTTATCATAACGATATTTGGTTTTTTAGTTTGGCTTCTTTCAAGTGTGCTTTTTATAACAAATTCGTTAAATTACGAGTATAAAACTATCTCAAAAGAGTTTCCAGATATCTTGATACAAGAAAACTATGGTGGCAAAAGCTATCTTTTAAAAGCAGATGTGCTTGATAAATTTTGGCAAATTCCTGGAGTTTCATCGATAGAGGGGCGAGTGTGGGGGCAGTATTATTTCGAGACTAAGAAAATTTATCTATCTATTTTTGGGGTTAAGAGTTTTGTTGATTACTATGAAAAAACTATAAAAGATATCGCACAAACATTTCCAGAAAACAAAACGCCACCGCTGATGATAACTTCTAAAAGCGTTTATGAACTTTTAAAAAATGATATCAAAATGTATGGAAGCGTGCCGTTTTTTACTCCAGATAACAACCTAATCAGTGTTAAAGCTGGTGGGGTTTTGAAATTTGATAACTCACTTGAAGATAACGATATAATCTTGCTTGATGAGAGCGTAGCAAGGAAAATTCTAGGCATAAAAGATGGGTATTTTACAGATGCGATGATGAGGATAGCAAACCCAAATGAAGTGGATTTTATAGCTGATAAAATTCATATAGCAAACCCAACGCTAAAGCTAACGACAAAAAGCCAAATGCTTAAAAACTATCAGTTTTTGTATGATTATAAAAGTGGTTGGTTTTTGATGATTTTAATAACCGCTTTTGTGACATTTGCTATCATTTTATATGATAAGGCAAGTGGGCTTAGAAGCGAAGAAAAGAAAGAAATCGGCATTTTAAAAGCTCTTGGCTGGGAGATTTCTCATATTATAAACTATAAGCTTATGGAGGCGTTGTTGTTATCGCTTTTTGCCTTTGTTATAGGCGTGGCGATGGCGATATTTTTTGTCTATGTTTTAGAAGCACCTGGACTAAAGTATGTATTTAGCGGGTATTCTAGCCTAAAACAGCCTTTTGAACTTCCATTTGTACTTGACTTTAAAAGCTTGATGATGATATTTTTCGCAACCATTCCGATATATGTAGCAGTGTGTATTATACCTTCATGGAAGATAGCAGTAGCAGACGCTGGCGAGGTGATAAGATGA
- a CDS encoding ABC transporter ATP-binding protein — MIELKNITKVFNQNTPREFCAIKELNFSVQDRDIFFLKGVSGSGKSTVLALIAGLYKPTFGEIVINDINISKLSLKFASKFRRENIGIIFQNFNLIPTFSVFDNILLPTVPDKSDKKEFAKELLAKFELTNKTQTMAKNLSGGEQQRVAIIRALINEPSIILADEPTANLDKALSQKLLEYFLDMQKSGKTVLISTHDPFLLESDIATNGFDMRKDSLC, encoded by the coding sequence ATGATAGAGTTAAAAAATATAACTAAGGTTTTTAACCAAAACACTCCACGCGAGTTTTGCGCTATAAAAGAGCTAAACTTTAGCGTGCAAGATAGAGATATCTTTTTTTTAAAAGGAGTTAGCGGAAGTGGCAAAAGCACGGTTTTAGCGTTAATCGCTGGGCTTTATAAACCAACTTTTGGAGAAATTGTTATAAATGATATAAACATTTCTAAGCTATCTTTAAAATTTGCTTCTAAATTTAGAAGAGAAAATATAGGCATAATCTTTCAAAATTTTAACCTTATACCAACTTTTAGCGTTTTTGATAACATACTTTTGCCAACCGTTCCAGATAAAAGCGATAAAAAGGAGTTTGCAAAGGAGCTTTTAGCTAAATTTGAACTCACAAACAAAACGCAAACAATGGCTAAAAACCTCTCTGGTGGCGAGCAGCAAAGAGTTGCTATCATAAGAGCTTTGATAAACGAGCCATCTATCATACTTGCCGATGAGCCAACAGCAAATTTAGATAAAGCGCTTAGTCAAAAGCTGCTTGAGTATTTTTTAGATATGCAAAAAAGCGGTAAAACCGTGCTTATCTCAACGCACGACCCGTTTTTGTTAGAAAGCGACATAGCGACAAATGGCTTTGATATGAGAAAGGATAGTTTATGTTAA
- a CDS encoding biotin/lipoyl-containing protein, producing MSKKFIDIMDTTFRDGFQSVFGARVLMDDFLPAVSAAKDAGITHFEFGGGARFQSLYFYLNEDAFVMMDRFREAAGENANLQTLSRGVNTVTLDTGSKEIVDLHAKLFKKHSTTTIRNFDALNDVENLKYSGERIAAHGLNHEVVVTMMDLPPGCVGAHDAAFYEKTLREILDSGIPYSSVCFKDASGTSSPEKVYQTIKMARKLLPQDTHIRLHTHETAGVSVACYLAALEAGVDGIDLAAHPVSGGTSQPDILTMLHAVKGKGYDLGGLDVERILKYEEVLNDCLKDYFMPPEATQVSPLIPFSPMPGGALTANTQMMRDNNILDKFPEVIKAMREVVEKGGYGTSVTPVSQFYFQQAFNNVMFGAWKKIADGYGKMVLGYFGKTPVKPNEEIIELARKQLNLEPTTRPAIDIADEDEKKSVKYAKEILEKEGIETSEENIFIALACKEKGIAYLKGDGKVMVRKGAQESNKTKAPQKDSGAYTVVVNGQKYNVQVAVGHNSNIELKDIQPADENSSKPAINTATSSSDIAAGLSASVFKILVKPGENVKKNQVVVVLEAMKMEIEVVSPNDGTISEVLVSQGDTVETGQVLVRL from the coding sequence ATGTCAAAGAAATTTATAGATATAATGGACACCACTTTTAGAGATGGATTTCAGTCCGTTTTTGGCGCAAGAGTGCTTATGGATGACTTTCTTCCCGCGGTTAGCGCGGCGAAAGATGCGGGTATAACTCACTTTGAGTTTGGCGGTGGAGCAAGGTTTCAAAGCCTATATTTTTATCTAAACGAAGATGCTTTTGTTATGATGGATAGGTTTCGCGAGGCCGCTGGTGAAAATGCAAATTTACAAACCCTATCTCGTGGCGTAAATACAGTCACACTAGATACTGGAAGTAAAGAAATCGTAGATTTACACGCAAAACTCTTTAAAAAACACTCAACAACAACGATTAGAAATTTTGATGCGTTAAATGATGTTGAAAATTTAAAATACAGTGGCGAACGCATAGCGGCTCATGGGCTAAATCACGAAGTGGTTGTTACTATGATGGATTTACCTCCTGGATGTGTTGGAGCGCATGATGCGGCATTTTATGAGAAGACCTTAAGAGAAATTTTAGATAGTGGAATTCCATATAGTAGTGTTTGTTTTAAAGATGCAAGTGGCACAAGTAGCCCTGAAAAAGTGTATCAAACTATAAAAATGGCTAGAAAACTCTTACCACAAGACACTCACATCAGACTTCACACTCACGAAACTGCTGGAGTTAGCGTAGCTTGTTATCTAGCAGCACTTGAGGCTGGTGTTGATGGAATCGACCTTGCAGCTCATCCAGTAAGTGGTGGAACAAGCCAACCAGATATCTTAACAATGCTTCATGCGGTTAAAGGCAAAGGATATGACCTTGGTGGGCTTGATGTTGAGCGAATTTTAAAGTATGAAGAGGTTTTAAATGATTGTTTAAAAGACTACTTTATGCCGCCAGAAGCAACTCAAGTTAGCCCACTTATACCATTTTCTCCTATGCCAGGAGGTGCGCTAACTGCAAACACTCAGATGATGAGAGATAACAACATACTTGATAAATTCCCAGAAGTTATCAAAGCTATGCGTGAAGTTGTCGAAAAAGGCGGATATGGCACGAGCGTAACTCCTGTTAGTCAGTTTTACTTCCAACAAGCATTTAACAACGTGATGTTTGGAGCATGGAAAAAGATAGCTGATGGATATGGCAAGATGGTGCTTGGATACTTTGGAAAAACTCCAGTTAAACCAAACGAAGAGATTATCGAACTTGCAAGAAAACAGCTAAATTTAGAGCCTACTACAAGACCTGCGATTGATATAGCTGATGAGGATGAGAAAAAGTCTGTAAAATACGCAAAAGAAATTCTTGAAAAAGAGGGAATCGAAACAAGCGAAGAAAACATCTTCATCGCCCTAGCGTGTAAGGAAAAAGGTATCGCTTACTTAAAAGGCGATGGCAAAGTTATGGTTAGAAAAGGTGCTCAAGAATCAAACAAAACAAAAGCCCCACAAAAAGACTCTGGCGCTTATACTGTAGTTGTAAATGGACAAAAATACAACGTTCAAGTAGCAGTTGGACATAACTCAAATATCGAGCTAAAAGATATCCAACCAGCAGATGAGAACTCATCTAAACCAGCTATAAACACAGCTACTTCTAGCTCAGATATAGCTGCTGGACTTTCTGCTTCTGTGTTTAAAATTTTAGTAAAACCAGGTGAGAATGTTAAGAAAAATCAAGTAGTAGTAGTGCTTGAAGCTATGAAAATGGAAATCGAAGTCGTATCTCCAAATGATGGCACTATAAGCGAAGTTTTAGTATCTCAAGGAGATACTGTAGAGACTGGACAAGTTTTAGTCAGACTTTAA